One segment of Kribbella amoyensis DNA contains the following:
- a CDS encoding amidohydrolase family protein produces the protein MNSSRRQFLARSAAGAAAVVAGGSFASASTALAQPLATTAAPRITALTDVTVIDVATGHRKKRQTVLISGERILAVGRGLPVPRGATAIDLRGKYVIPGLADMHVHSLGDDRVSPPLYLANGLTTVREMAGNPLVYDWRDRIAAGTLLGPRMVVGSQIIDGDPTLWDPNLLTVKVVADEAGARAAVRAVKAEGADFVKVYSRLGAAAYRAIVDEARRLGLTVHGHGPDAVPIQQVSAAGQRSLEHLHALSLSVSTREAEVRRMQLAIKVSTGDYNSWFRQMHPIEWLAATTYSRSRAAEVFGTLRRNRTRVTPTLTMHRALDMPDHVTFDPELGKYLSEDSRFSFDYAMEYLYKPNRPAEEVARQRQMWDWRQRFTRELFAHDVPVLAGTDTGTPYSVPGFALHDELELLVGAGATPRQALYAATVEPARFLGLGTDLGSVEPRKIADLVVLDADPLTDIRNTRRIHSVITRGRVISPAARRQLLADVESAVKDPAPAAALAAGGCCGTQRREH, from the coding sequence ATGAACAGTTCTCGCCGTCAGTTCCTCGCCCGTTCCGCCGCCGGGGCCGCCGCTGTCGTGGCCGGTGGCTCCTTCGCCTCCGCTTCCACCGCGCTGGCCCAGCCGCTCGCGACCACGGCCGCACCGCGGATCACCGCGCTCACCGACGTCACCGTGATCGACGTCGCCACCGGCCACCGCAAGAAGCGGCAGACCGTACTGATCAGCGGCGAACGCATCCTCGCCGTCGGCCGTGGTCTTCCCGTCCCCCGCGGCGCCACCGCGATCGACCTCCGGGGCAAGTACGTCATCCCCGGCCTCGCCGACATGCACGTCCACAGCCTCGGCGACGACCGCGTCTCCCCGCCGCTCTACCTCGCCAACGGCCTCACCACCGTCCGGGAGATGGCCGGCAACCCCCTCGTGTACGACTGGCGGGACCGGATCGCTGCGGGCACCCTGCTCGGTCCGCGGATGGTCGTCGGCTCGCAGATCATCGACGGCGACCCGACCCTGTGGGACCCGAACCTGCTCACCGTCAAGGTCGTCGCCGACGAGGCGGGCGCGCGGGCCGCCGTCCGCGCGGTAAAGGCGGAGGGCGCCGACTTCGTCAAGGTGTACTCGCGGCTCGGCGCCGCGGCGTACCGGGCGATCGTGGACGAGGCACGGCGGCTCGGACTGACCGTCCACGGGCACGGGCCGGACGCGGTACCGATCCAGCAGGTCAGCGCCGCCGGACAACGCAGCCTCGAGCACCTGCACGCGCTGAGTCTGTCCGTGTCGACGCGCGAGGCCGAGGTCCGCCGGATGCAGCTGGCGATCAAGGTGTCGACCGGGGACTACAACAGCTGGTTCCGCCAGATGCACCCGATCGAATGGCTCGCGGCCACCACGTACAGCCGGTCCCGCGCCGCCGAGGTGTTCGGCACGCTCCGCCGCAACCGCACCCGGGTCACGCCGACGCTGACGATGCACCGGGCTCTCGACATGCCGGACCACGTCACCTTCGATCCCGAACTCGGCAAGTACCTGAGCGAGGACTCCCGCTTCAGCTTCGACTACGCGATGGAGTACCTGTACAAGCCGAACCGTCCGGCCGAGGAGGTCGCGCGGCAGCGGCAGATGTGGGACTGGCGGCAACGGTTCACCCGCGAGCTGTTCGCCCACGACGTCCCCGTCCTGGCCGGCACGGACACGGGGACGCCGTACTCCGTGCCCGGGTTCGCCCTGCACGACGAGCTGGAACTCCTCGTCGGAGCCGGCGCCACCCCGCGCCAGGCCCTGTACGCCGCGACGGTGGAACCGGCCCGGTTCCTCGGTCTCGGGACCGACCTCGGCTCGGTCGAACCCCGCAAGATCGCCGACCTGGTCGTCCTGGACGCGGACCCACTGACCGATATCCGCAACACCCGGCGAATTCATAGCGTCATCACCCGCGGCCGGGTGATCTCGCCCGCGGCGCGCCGGCAACTGCTCGCCGACGTCGAATCCGCCGTGAAGGACCCGGCTCCGGCAGCGGCCCTGGCCGCGGGTGGCTGCTGCGGAACGCAGCGTCGCGAACACTGA
- the miaB gene encoding tRNA (N6-isopentenyl adenosine(37)-C2)-methylthiotransferase MiaB gives MRTYEVRTYGCQMNVHDSERLRGLLEDAGYVRAPEGDQADVVVFNTCAVRENADNKLYGNLGHLAPVKAKKPGMQIAVGGCLAQKDKAGITKKAPWVDVVFGTHNIGSLPVLLERARVQEESQVEILESLDVFPSTLPTRRESAYSAWVSVSVGCNNTCTFCIVPALRGREKDRRPGDVLAEVEALVAEGVLEVTLLGQNVNSYGVEFGDRYAFSKLLRACGTIDGLERVRFTSPHPRDFTADVIEAMAETPNVMPSLHMPLQSGSDAVLKAMRRSYRRDRYLKIIEDVRAAMPDAAITTDIIVGFPGETEEDFQGTLDVVRQARFSGAFTFQYSKRPGTPAEVMEDQVPRDVVQDRYERLVAVQDDMAWAENKLVVGRSLEVLVAEGEGRKDATTHRLSGRARDNRLVHFALPEGVDAPRPGDLATVEVTYAAPHHLVADKFGAVRRTRAGDAWEAAQGAPAASAPGVMLGMPTLGAKPMEPATGGCQAG, from the coding sequence ATGCGTACTTATGAGGTCCGCACCTACGGGTGCCAGATGAACGTGCACGACTCCGAGCGCCTGCGGGGGCTGCTGGAGGACGCCGGGTACGTCCGCGCGCCCGAGGGCGACCAGGCCGACGTGGTCGTCTTCAACACCTGCGCGGTCCGCGAGAACGCCGACAACAAGTTGTACGGCAACCTCGGGCACCTGGCGCCGGTGAAGGCGAAGAAGCCGGGCATGCAGATCGCCGTCGGCGGCTGCCTGGCGCAGAAGGACAAGGCCGGCATCACGAAGAAGGCGCCCTGGGTGGACGTCGTCTTCGGTACCCACAACATCGGCTCGCTGCCGGTGCTGCTGGAGCGGGCCCGGGTCCAGGAGGAGTCGCAGGTCGAGATCCTCGAGTCGCTCGACGTCTTCCCGTCCACGCTGCCGACCCGCCGCGAGTCGGCGTACTCCGCGTGGGTGTCGGTCAGCGTCGGCTGCAACAACACCTGCACCTTCTGCATCGTGCCCGCGCTGCGCGGCCGGGAGAAGGACCGCCGGCCGGGCGACGTGCTCGCCGAGGTCGAGGCGCTGGTCGCCGAGGGCGTGCTCGAGGTGACCCTGCTCGGCCAGAACGTGAACTCCTACGGCGTCGAGTTCGGCGACCGGTACGCGTTCTCGAAGCTGCTCCGCGCCTGCGGCACGATCGACGGCCTGGAGCGGGTCCGGTTCACCTCGCCGCATCCGCGCGACTTCACCGCCGACGTGATCGAGGCGATGGCCGAGACGCCGAACGTGATGCCGTCGCTGCACATGCCGCTGCAGTCCGGCTCCGACGCGGTGCTCAAGGCGATGCGCCGCTCGTACCGCCGGGACCGGTACCTGAAGATCATCGAAGACGTCCGGGCCGCGATGCCGGATGCCGCGATCACGACGGACATCATCGTCGGCTTCCCCGGCGAGACCGAGGAGGACTTCCAGGGCACGCTCGACGTGGTCCGGCAGGCCAGGTTCTCGGGGGCGTTCACGTTCCAGTACTCCAAGCGCCCCGGGACTCCGGCCGAGGTGATGGAGGACCAGGTCCCGCGCGACGTCGTCCAGGACCGGTACGAGCGGCTGGTCGCGGTGCAGGACGACATGGCCTGGGCGGAGAACAAGCTCGTCGTCGGCCGATCGCTGGAGGTCCTCGTCGCCGAGGGGGAGGGGCGCAAGGACGCCACCACCCACCGGCTGTCGGGGCGGGCCCGGGACAACCGGCTGGTCCACTTCGCGCTGCCCGAGGGCGTGGACGCGCCGCGACCGGGAGATCTGGCGACGGTCGAGGTCACGTACGCGGCGCCGCATCACCTGGTCGCGGACAAGTTCGGCGCGGTCCGCCGGACCCGTGCGGGCGATGCGTGGGAGGCGGCCCAGGGTGCGCCGGCCGCGTCGGCGCCGGGTGTGATGCTCGGGATGCCGACGCTCGGGGCCAAGCCGATGGAGCCCGCGACCGGTGGCTGCCAGGCCGGCTGA
- a CDS encoding phosphotransferase, with product MAARPADPYPVNLPPGAEPFAFGRDADVYALPDGRVLRRYRNGHPVRDEAEYMRHVAKYDYPVPAVYEVDGADMVLERLTGPTLGEAATAGELSPTELGELHADLHRRLQEIPAPSGADGLVVVHGDLHPLNVILTADGPKVIDWRNAEEGPATFDVAMTAIIFAQVALDPSFAELSDHLREALAAYLANTIDPSPSLPAALDARSNNVTLTPDELALLPAQEELIRSHLTR from the coding sequence GTGGCTGCCAGGCCGGCTGATCCGTATCCCGTGAACCTGCCGCCCGGTGCCGAGCCGTTCGCCTTCGGACGAGACGCGGACGTGTACGCCCTGCCGGACGGGCGCGTTCTGCGTCGGTACCGGAACGGTCATCCGGTCCGCGACGAGGCCGAGTACATGCGGCACGTGGCGAAGTACGACTACCCGGTGCCGGCCGTGTACGAGGTCGACGGCGCCGACATGGTGCTCGAACGGCTGACCGGGCCCACGCTCGGTGAAGCGGCGACCGCCGGTGAGCTCAGTCCGACCGAGTTGGGCGAGCTGCACGCCGACCTGCATCGCCGGCTCCAGGAGATTCCGGCGCCGAGTGGTGCGGACGGGCTGGTCGTGGTGCACGGCGACCTCCATCCGCTCAACGTGATCCTGACCGCGGACGGCCCGAAGGTCATCGACTGGCGCAACGCCGAAGAGGGCCCGGCGACCTTCGACGTGGCGATGACGGCGATCATCTTCGCCCAGGTGGCCCTGGATCCCTCCTTCGCCGAGCTGTCGGACCACCTCCGCGAAGCTCTGGCCGCCTACCTCGCGAACACGATCGACCCGAGCCCGTCGCTCCCCGCGGCTCTCGATGCCCGAAGCAACAACGTGACGCTCACCCCCGACGAGCTCGCGCTGCTCCCCGCACAGGAGGAGCTCATCCGCTCCCACCTCACGCGCTGA
- a CDS encoding NUDIX hydrolase, translating to MDGFQVIPAAYVVLRRGDEVLMLLRANTGYMDGYWAVPAGHVERGESVLEAARREVREEVGVEIDPADLVPLTAMHRTGGTGLPIDERVDFFFTTSRWTGEPRIVEPDKAAGLDWYSLDKLPDPVVPHEARVLAGVRDGELPAVIAEGF from the coding sequence ATGGACGGATTCCAGGTGATACCGGCGGCGTACGTGGTGCTGCGGCGCGGTGACGAGGTGCTGATGTTGCTCCGGGCCAACACCGGCTACATGGACGGGTACTGGGCCGTCCCGGCCGGTCACGTCGAGCGCGGCGAATCGGTACTGGAGGCGGCCCGCCGCGAGGTCCGCGAGGAGGTCGGGGTGGAGATCGACCCGGCCGACCTGGTCCCCCTCACCGCGATGCACCGCACCGGCGGCACCGGCCTGCCGATCGACGAGCGCGTCGACTTCTTCTTCACCACCTCCCGCTGGACCGGCGAGCCACGCATCGTCGAGCCGGACAAGGCGGCCGGCCTCGACTGGTACTCCCTGGACAAGCTGCCCGACCCAGTCGTCCCGCACGAGGCGCGGGTACTGGCCGGAGTCCGCGACGGCGAGCTCCCCGCGGTGATCGCGGAGGGTTTCTGA
- a CDS encoding antitoxin, which produces MGIFDKFKGKAEDLKDKAADVVDQHGDKVGEGLDKAGDFVDEKTGGKYGDKIDKGVGVAKDKLDGLDGQDDDINNGPKPA; this is translated from the coding sequence ATGGGCATCTTCGACAAGTTCAAGGGCAAGGCCGAGGACCTCAAGGACAAGGCGGCCGACGTGGTCGACCAGCACGGCGACAAGGTCGGCGAGGGACTCGACAAGGCCGGCGACTTCGTTGACGAGAAGACCGGCGGCAAGTACGGCGACAAGATCGACAAGGGTGTCGGCGTCGCCAAGGACAAGCTCGACGGTCTGGACGGCCAGGACGACGACATCAACAACGGGCCCAAGCCCGCCTGA
- the miaA gene encoding tRNA (adenosine(37)-N6)-dimethylallyltransferase MiaA translates to MAVPPVVAVVGPTAAGKSDLSVALCKHLGGEVVNADAMQVYRGMDIGTAKITEAERQGVRHHLLDILDVTATATVAEFQRFARAAIDDCLRRQVVPVLAGGSALYVRAILDDFAFPGTDAAVRERLEAELEAEGSGVLHGRLAEVDPAAAAQILPSNGRRIVRALEVVEITGGPYVATLPEHTYVYDGAVQIGLDVPRPELDERIGRRVDRMFEQGFVDEVRELLGHGLLAGRTANRALGYPQVVALLSGEISEAEARERTAQATRRFARRQDSWFRKDPRITWLRYDDPDLLDQALAVVRGNRTAAPGVVGMEGTGAVDARG, encoded by the coding sequence ATGGCCGTACCACCCGTTGTCGCCGTCGTCGGCCCCACCGCCGCCGGCAAGTCCGACCTGTCAGTTGCCCTTTGCAAGCACCTCGGCGGCGAGGTGGTGAACGCCGACGCGATGCAGGTCTATCGCGGGATGGACATCGGCACGGCCAAGATCACCGAGGCCGAGCGCCAGGGCGTACGGCACCACCTGCTCGACATCCTCGACGTGACCGCGACCGCCACGGTGGCCGAGTTCCAGCGGTTTGCCCGGGCGGCCATCGACGACTGCCTGCGCCGTCAGGTGGTTCCGGTGCTGGCCGGCGGCTCGGCCCTGTACGTCCGCGCGATCCTGGACGACTTCGCTTTCCCCGGCACCGACGCCGCCGTCCGCGAGCGACTCGAGGCCGAGTTGGAGGCGGAAGGGTCGGGCGTCCTGCACGGGCGGCTGGCCGAGGTCGATCCGGCCGCGGCCGCGCAGATCCTGCCGAGCAACGGCCGCCGGATCGTCCGCGCGCTGGAGGTCGTCGAGATCACCGGCGGCCCGTACGTCGCGACGTTGCCGGAGCACACCTACGTGTACGACGGCGCGGTCCAGATCGGTCTGGACGTCCCGCGGCCCGAGTTGGACGAGCGGATCGGCCGGCGGGTGGACCGGATGTTCGAGCAGGGCTTCGTCGACGAGGTCCGCGAACTGCTCGGGCACGGGCTGCTGGCGGGCCGGACTGCGAATCGCGCGCTGGGGTACCCCCAGGTCGTGGCGCTGCTGAGCGGTGAGATCTCCGAGGCCGAAGCACGGGAACGGACCGCCCAGGCGACGCGGCGGTTCGCCCGCCGGCAGGACTCGTGGTTCCGCAAGGATCCCCGGATCACCTGGTTGCGCTACGACGATCCCGATCTTCTCGACCAGGCGCTGGCCGTGGTCCGAGGCAACCGAACGGCCGCCCCTGGCGTAGTCGGGATGGAAGGCACGGGGGCTGTCGATGCGAGGGGGTGA
- a CDS encoding SigE family RNA polymerase sigma factor: MRGGDREAEFREYLLADRSRLMRTAMLLTAGDVHTAEDLVQTACTRVYVHWHRIRHEGAGPYAHRILVNAFLDERRRAGRHPEVVTGEVLEPRRHDEADPADLLAVRRALLDLAPRQRAVLVLRYFQDLDVATCARILDCTEGTVKSQTAKALKRLKDLMADTADDPATGSS; encoded by the coding sequence ATGCGAGGGGGTGACCGTGAGGCCGAGTTCCGTGAGTACCTGCTCGCGGACCGCAGCAGACTGATGAGAACGGCGATGTTGCTCACCGCGGGGGATGTGCACACCGCCGAGGATCTGGTCCAGACCGCCTGCACCCGGGTGTACGTGCACTGGCACCGGATCCGGCACGAGGGCGCCGGACCTTATGCGCACCGCATCCTGGTCAACGCCTTCCTGGACGAGCGCCGCCGGGCCGGCCGCCACCCCGAGGTGGTGACCGGGGAGGTGCTCGAGCCGCGCCGGCACGACGAGGCCGACCCGGCGGACCTGCTCGCCGTCCGCCGGGCGTTGCTCGACCTGGCGCCGCGGCAACGTGCCGTCCTCGTGCTGCGGTACTTCCAGGATCTCGACGTGGCCACCTGCGCGCGGATCCTGGACTGCACCGAGGGCACCGTGAAGAGCCAGACCGCGAAAGCGCTGAAGAGACTGAAGGATCTGATGGCCGACACGGCTGACGATCCGGCGACCGGGAGTAGTTGA
- the ggt gene encoding gamma-glutamyltransferase, with the protein MTPKKLVASLTLGALVLSGLTAGGTQAQAARAPQPPVKNATAIGFGGAVASVDPEATNAGLGVLRRGGNAVDAAVATAAALGVTEPYSAGIGGGGYFVYYDAKQRKVFTIDGRETAPAEMPTDAFIDEATGKPYNFFPELVTSGVSVGVPGTLATWDKALRSWGSLSLKKALRPATDLAERGFVVDQTFRSQTLDNKARFSAVVPTAKLFLPNGDAPQVGSVFKNPELAATYDLIGKKGLSAFYGGDLAAEMAAAVTSPPKTPGTTLPVMPGHLTTGDLAKYKVVEQAPTKVRYDGLDVYGMAPSSSGGTTVGEALNILAPQQLAKQSTPQALHTYLEASALSFADRGAYVGDPAYVDVPTKELLSKGFGAERSCQIDPKTAAVKPVKAGSPDGSYSPCTPGVATTERPDTEGLSTTHLVAADRWGNVVSYTLTIEQTGGSGITVPGRGFLLNNELTDFSAVYDEADPNRIEPGKRPRSSMSPTIVLRDGKPFLALGSPGGSTIITTVLQTLTNRLDRGMTLPEAVAAPRASQRNTANVTAEPAFIDAYDASLKPYGHKLVLAGDALTSAAEIGAVAALEVLPGGGYLAAAEPKRRGGGSAGTLHQLWPR; encoded by the coding sequence GTGACACCGAAGAAGCTGGTCGCTTCCCTCACCTTGGGAGCGCTCGTCCTGTCCGGCCTGACCGCCGGAGGAACGCAGGCGCAGGCCGCCCGCGCCCCGCAACCACCGGTGAAGAACGCCACCGCCATCGGCTTCGGCGGCGCCGTCGCGTCGGTCGACCCCGAAGCCACCAACGCCGGACTGGGTGTACTGCGCCGCGGCGGCAACGCGGTCGACGCGGCTGTCGCGACCGCGGCCGCGCTGGGCGTCACCGAGCCGTACTCCGCGGGCATCGGCGGTGGCGGGTACTTCGTCTACTACGACGCCAAGCAGCGCAAGGTGTTCACGATCGACGGCCGCGAGACCGCACCGGCGGAGATGCCGACCGACGCGTTCATCGACGAGGCGACCGGCAAGCCGTACAACTTCTTCCCCGAGCTCGTCACCTCCGGCGTCTCGGTCGGTGTGCCCGGCACGCTGGCGACCTGGGACAAGGCGTTGCGGTCGTGGGGCTCGCTGTCACTGAAGAAGGCGCTGCGGCCGGCCACCGACCTGGCCGAGCGCGGTTTCGTCGTCGACCAGACCTTCCGCAGCCAGACCCTGGACAACAAGGCCCGCTTCTCGGCGGTCGTGCCGACGGCCAAGCTCTTCCTGCCGAACGGCGACGCCCCGCAGGTCGGGTCCGTGTTCAAGAACCCGGAGCTCGCCGCGACCTACGACCTGATCGGCAAGAAGGGGCTGTCCGCCTTCTACGGTGGGGATCTCGCCGCCGAGATGGCGGCCGCGGTGACCAGCCCGCCGAAGACGCCGGGCACCACGTTGCCGGTGATGCCGGGCCACCTGACCACGGGTGACCTGGCCAAGTACAAGGTGGTCGAGCAGGCGCCGACCAAGGTCCGGTACGACGGGCTCGACGTGTACGGGATGGCGCCGTCGTCGTCCGGCGGGACCACGGTGGGCGAGGCGCTGAACATCCTCGCGCCGCAGCAGTTGGCGAAGCAGTCGACGCCGCAGGCGCTGCACACGTACCTCGAGGCGTCCGCGTTGTCGTTCGCCGACCGGGGCGCGTACGTCGGCGACCCGGCGTACGTCGACGTACCGACCAAGGAGCTGCTGTCGAAGGGCTTCGGGGCCGAGCGGTCCTGCCAGATCGACCCGAAGACGGCGGCCGTGAAGCCGGTCAAGGCGGGATCGCCGGACGGTTCGTACTCGCCGTGCACGCCGGGTGTCGCGACCACCGAGCGCCCGGACACCGAAGGGTTGTCGACCACGCATCTTGTCGCCGCCGACAGGTGGGGCAACGTGGTGTCGTACACGCTGACGATCGAGCAGACCGGTGGTAGCGGGATCACGGTACCGGGCCGGGGCTTCCTGCTGAACAACGAGCTGACCGACTTCTCCGCGGTGTACGACGAGGCCGACCCGAACCGGATCGAGCCGGGCAAGCGGCCGCGGTCCTCGATGTCGCCGACGATCGTGCTGCGGGACGGCAAGCCGTTCCTCGCGCTGGGTTCGCCGGGTGGGTCGACCATCATCACCACGGTGCTGCAGACCCTGACGAACCGGCTCGACCGCGGCATGACGTTGCCGGAGGCGGTCGCCGCACCGCGAGCCTCGCAGCGCAACACCGCCAACGTCACCGCCGAACCGGCCTTCATCGACGCGTACGACGCCTCGCTCAAGCCGTACGGGCACAAGCTGGTTCTCGCCGGTGACGCCCTCACCTCGGCGGCCGAGATCGGCGCGGTCGCAGCCCTCGAGGTCCTCCCAGGCGGCGGCTACCTCGCCGCGGCAGAGCCCAAACGCCGCGGCGGTGGATCGGCCGGCACCCTCCACCAACTCTGGCCCCGCTGA
- a CDS encoding M20/M25/M40 family metallo-hydrolase — MSTEGNQGEVGRMLARLREYVEHETPTGEADALNAFADRLVARYTELGGTARRVPSATGDHVVADFPGRGPRADEPPVLFLGHHDTVWPLGHVDGPMPWREQDGIVHGPGVFDMKGGLVVLETALALVADADHRPVRVVVTADEEVGSPSARELVAEQSAGVLAAFGLEPPHPSGKLKTSRRGSSRVRIEITGREAHAALDPGSGVSAIDELIDQLTAVRALVATYEQVLCNVGTVSGGGRTNVVAGSAVAELGFRFVDPDTERAVLDAVRALQPIRDGARVKVSVISSRPAWQPSAAVEELLAKVAAAGRTVGQEVGGRAAAGAADTNLTGSLGIPSLDGFGPIGQGAHASHEQIQGADLPNRAALVAAVITEL, encoded by the coding sequence ATGAGCACCGAGGGGAATCAGGGTGAGGTCGGGCGGATGCTGGCGCGGTTGCGCGAGTACGTCGAGCACGAGACACCGACGGGGGAAGCCGACGCGCTGAACGCGTTCGCCGATCGCCTCGTCGCGCGGTACACCGAGCTCGGCGGCACGGCCCGACGGGTGCCCTCGGCAACGGGTGACCACGTGGTCGCGGACTTCCCCGGCCGTGGCCCGCGCGCCGACGAGCCGCCGGTGTTGTTCCTCGGGCATCACGACACCGTCTGGCCGCTCGGCCACGTGGACGGGCCGATGCCGTGGCGCGAGCAGGACGGGATCGTCCACGGGCCTGGGGTGTTCGACATGAAGGGCGGGCTGGTGGTCCTGGAGACCGCGCTCGCGCTCGTCGCGGACGCCGACCACCGGCCGGTACGGGTCGTGGTCACCGCGGACGAGGAGGTCGGGTCGCCGTCCGCCCGTGAGCTGGTCGCCGAGCAGTCGGCCGGGGTGCTGGCCGCGTTCGGGCTGGAGCCGCCGCACCCGAGCGGCAAGCTGAAGACGTCCCGCCGTGGCAGTAGCCGGGTCCGGATCGAGATCACCGGCCGCGAGGCGCACGCCGCGCTGGATCCGGGATCAGGAGTCTCCGCGATCGACGAACTGATCGATCAACTGACGGCGGTGCGCGCGCTGGTCGCGACGTACGAGCAGGTGTTGTGCAACGTGGGCACCGTGTCGGGCGGGGGCAGGACCAACGTGGTCGCGGGGAGCGCGGTCGCCGAGCTCGGCTTCCGCTTCGTCGATCCGGACACCGAGCGCGCCGTGCTCGACGCGGTGCGCGCACTCCAACCGATCCGGGACGGCGCTCGCGTCAAGGTTTCGGTGATTTCCAGCCGGCCGGCCTGGCAGCCCTCGGCGGCGGTCGAAGAACTCCTCGCGAAGGTCGCCGCGGCGGGCCGTACGGTCGGTCAGGAAGTAGGGGGACGGGCCGCGGCCGGCGCGGCGGACACGAACCTGACCGGCTCCCTCGGCATCCCCAGCCTCGACGGCTTCGGCCCGATCGGCCAAGGCGCCCACGCGTCCCACGAACAGATCCAAGGCGCCGACCTGCCCAACCGCGCCGCCCTGGTCGCCGCCGTCATCACCGAGCTCTGA
- a CDS encoding GNAT family N-acetyltransferase has protein sequence MTGQPRADGFRTVTLTTPAQYAEAAALYRAVFGYQDSDYALNPRLLGALVGNGGSVVGVLDTTDRLVAVAYGFCGTDGRSTYHYSQSAVVASDQQGKGLGRLLKRAQREVALEYGMTHMRWTYDPFQTRNAHFNFDVLGARGRWFKQDMYGPGVDRVVVEWDLRRADVQPPAPVEPPELTEADWGLPGGDADKLWLALPADFAGLTVTRPEVAERVRRDVRSTFTDLFGKGAAAVSCRRVDATTAVYFFAPVEEAGRG, from the coding sequence ATGACAGGGCAGCCCCGCGCGGACGGATTCCGGACCGTCACGCTCACCACGCCGGCGCAGTACGCGGAGGCCGCCGCGCTCTACCGTGCTGTCTTCGGCTACCAGGACAGCGACTATGCGCTGAATCCCCGCCTGCTGGGTGCCCTGGTCGGCAACGGCGGCTCCGTCGTCGGAGTGCTGGACACCACGGACCGCCTCGTCGCTGTTGCGTACGGCTTCTGCGGTACCGACGGCCGGAGTACCTACCACTACTCGCAGTCCGCGGTGGTGGCGTCCGACCAGCAGGGCAAAGGCCTCGGCCGCCTGCTCAAGCGTGCACAACGGGAAGTCGCCCTGGAGTACGGGATGACGCACATGCGCTGGACGTACGATCCGTTCCAGACCCGCAACGCCCACTTCAACTTCGACGTACTGGGTGCGCGCGGTCGCTGGTTCAAGCAGGACATGTACGGACCGGGCGTGGACCGCGTCGTCGTCGAGTGGGACCTGCGCCGGGCCGACGTGCAGCCACCGGCGCCCGTCGAACCACCCGAGCTCACCGAGGCCGACTGGGGTCTCCCCGGTGGAGACGCCGACAAGTTGTGGCTCGCCCTGCCCGCCGACTTCGCCGGTCTGACCGTGACCCGGCCCGAGGTCGCGGAGCGGGTACGGCGGGACGTCCGGTCCACCTTCACCGACCTGTTCGGCAAGGGCGCGGCCGCGGTGTCGTGCCGCCGGGTGGACGCCACGACGGCGGTGTACTTCTTCGCCCCGGTCGAGGAGGCCGGCCGTGGCTGA
- a CDS encoding MurR/RpiR family transcriptional regulator, protein MAEIDDRRAENRELASPHERYDARLQRRSSTLLQRRVVEQERASITEALDLILADDSIAQAAARIVAARRRFIVGSSKSFSYASLLAFDLSAGLSQVTLIDGTVVRSVDVLSDVRSSDLMVAFSLRRYRRDTVEVARRFVEAGGELVAITDYDDAPLAGIANQCIYVATGSASYVDSPTVVASVLHVLATLTTASAKGARRRLGERDRLNTELGLYVHD, encoded by the coding sequence GTGGCTGAGATCGACGACCGGCGGGCCGAGAACCGCGAGCTCGCCAGCCCGCACGAGCGGTACGACGCCCGGTTGCAGCGGCGTTCGTCCACGCTGCTCCAGCGCCGCGTGGTCGAGCAGGAGCGCGCCTCCATCACCGAGGCGCTCGACCTGATCCTCGCCGACGACTCGATCGCCCAGGCGGCCGCGCGGATCGTCGCCGCCCGGCGCCGGTTCATCGTCGGCTCCAGCAAGTCCTTCTCGTACGCGTCCCTGCTCGCCTTCGACCTGAGCGCGGGACTGTCCCAGGTCACGCTGATCGACGGCACCGTCGTCCGCAGTGTCGACGTGCTGTCCGACGTCCGGTCCAGCGACCTGATGGTGGCGTTCTCGCTGCGGCGGTACCGGCGCGACACCGTCGAGGTGGCTCGCCGGTTCGTCGAGGCGGGCGGCGAGTTGGTCGCGATCACCGACTACGACGACGCACCGCTGGCCGGGATAGCGAACCAGTGCATCTACGTGGCCACCGGGAGCGCGTCGTACGTGGACTCGCCGACCGTGGTCGCGTCGGTGCTGCACGTCCTGGCCACGCTGACCACCGCGAGCGCGAAGGGGGCCCGGCGCCGCCTCGGCGAGCGGGACCGGCTCAACACCGAACTGGGGCTCTATGTCCACGACTGA